From a single Piliocolobus tephrosceles isolate RC106 chromosome 21, ASM277652v3, whole genome shotgun sequence genomic region:
- the LOC111519965 gene encoding sialic acid-binding Ig-like lectin 13 yields MSNSFFHGKTRELDLAGESVSSQFSARKSGPVAVVVLVAVGEAAAKILILCLCLILLSVRSHRRKAATAAGVEAADTVQSSSRRLQAVLPDASTSSASTV; encoded by the exons ATGTCCAATTCCTTCTTTCATGGGAAGACAAGGGAGCTTGATTTAGCAGGTGAATCCGTCTCATCCCAGTTTTCTGCCAGGAAATCAGGGCCGGTGGCGGTGGTGGTTCTGGTGGCCGTCGGTGAGGCAGCTGCGAAGATCCTgattctctgcctctgcctcatcctcctcag TGTCAGGTCCCACAGGAGGAAGGCGGCAACAGCAGCAGGCGTGGAGGCTGCAGACACCGTCCAAAGTTCATCTCGCCG ACTCCAGGCTGTGCTTCCAGATGCCTCCACGTCCAGTGCCTCCACAGTCTGA